A DNA window from Malus domestica chromosome 12, GDT2T_hap1 contains the following coding sequences:
- the LOC103449694 gene encoding large ribosomal subunit protein eL6-like, which produces MAAKARNPRKTRNPDLVRGVGKFSRSKMYHKRGLWAIKAKNGGVFPCHDPKPAAETAPEKPPKFYPADDVKKPLVNKRKPKPTKLRASITAGTVLIILAGRFKGKRVVFLKQLPSGLLLVTGPFKINGVPLRRVNQSYVIGTSTKVDISGVNVEKFDDKYFAKEVEKKKKKGEGEFFEAEKEEKSVLPQGRKDEQKSVDASLIKSIEAVPDLKTYLAARFSLKAGMKPHELVY; this is translated from the exons ATGGCGGCAAAAGCAAGAAACCCTAGAAAGACCCGAAACCCAGATCTGGTTCGTGGGGTGGGTAAGTTCTCGAGGTCCAAAATGTACCACAAGCGTGGTCTCTGGGCTATCAAGGCCAAAAACGGCGGCGTTTTCCCATGCCATGACCCGAAGCCGGCGGCCGAGACCGCACCCGAGAAGCCCCCGAAGTTCTACCCCGCTGACGACGTCAAGAAGCCACTCGTCAACAAACGCAAGCCCAAACCCACCAAGCTCAG GGCTAGTATTACAGCAGGGACGGTGTTGATTATATTGGCTGGGAGGTTTAAGGGCAAGAGAGTTGTTTTTCTTAAGCAGCTTCCATCTGGGTTGCTTCTTGTTACTG GGCCCTTTAAAATTAATGGTGTTCCCTTGAGACGTGTTAATCAATCTTATGTGATTGGCACTTCCACCAAGGTTGACATTTCTGGGGTGAATGTAGAAAAGTTTGATGACAAATATTTTGCAAAGGAagttgaaaagaagaagaagaagggcgaGGGAGAGTTTTTTGAGGCCGAGAAAGAG GAAAAGAGTGTGCTCCCACAAGGAAGGAAAGATGAACAGAAGAGTGTGGATGCATCATTGATAAAGTCCATTGAGGCTGTCCCAGACTTGAAGACATACTTAGCGGCGAGGTTCTCGCTGAAGGCAGGCATGAAGCCTCATGAGCTTGTCTATTAG